The following is a genomic window from Paludisphaera rhizosphaerae.
GCTCCTTCAACCCTAAGCCTCTCTCGCCTAAAGCGACGCCCTTCATCTAGAAAGATGTCCTCGCTGGGATTTCATCGAACAGGTTTTCCACTTTTTCTCATGCTCCGAAGTCACAGCCGGGGCGGAGACAGGGAACGAAGTCCGTCACCCTCACTCTGTGCTCGGTGAAGTGGCATGGGTTCCCGTCGGGGACGCCGGCGAGTCCCTTCATGGCGGTTCTTCCATCGTAGGTCGAGTTCTCCCCCCCCGGGTCGCGAACAGTCCCCAGACGAGGGCCGACCAGCGAGGACTAATGAGTCGTCGCCGGTCCGTGTCGACAATCGTCCGGGAGAGGCCGGATGCCGGCTGGTGGTCGTTCGGCTGACCAATCCGGCGGCTTCGTGGGGAAATCCGGGATTCACCTTCCAATTTCCGGCGGTCCGGTCCCTTCTAGGCGATGGGGCGACTTCCGACGCCCCTGCCGACCTGACAAAACTGGGCCCCGCGCCTCCCTCCCTTCCGCGCGGATCGCGCCCGGGGTTCGCGCCGACCGACGTCGCCCGGCGCCATTCGTCGAGGAGGTGAGATGACGAACCGCGTCGCCACGTTGTTCGCGGAGGAGGTCGCGTCGAAGGGGGAGGCGTTTCTGAGCCTCTTCGTGAAAGCGCAGCCCCGGATCTTCGCCTACGTCCTGACGCTGTTGCCCCACCGGGCGGATGCCGAGGACGTGATGCAGGAGGCGAGCCTCTTTCTGTGGAACAACTTCGACGAGGCCGACCCACCGGACGACTTCGCCGCCTGGGGGTGCCGGGTGGCCTACTACAGGATCAAGGAGCATCGCCGGGCCGGCCAGCGCCGGGGCGTCGCCTTCAGCGACGATGTGCTTGAGCGGCTGGTCAGGACCATGACGGACGAGCGGGCAGCCCTCCTGGCGAACGAGCAGGGCGAGGCCCTCTCGCAGTGCATCGACAAGCTCCCCCGGCGCGATCGGGAGCTGCTCGCCGAGCGGTTTCGAGACCGCGCAACGACCGCTTCGACCGCCGAGCAAGTCGGCCGCTCGGTCGACGCCGTGTACAAGGCGATGGCCCGGATCCGAAGGGCGCTTCACGAGTGCGTGGGGCGAACCCTGGCCGCGGAGGGACGACGATGAGCCGCGAGACCCTAGACGAGTTGATTCCGCTGATCGACGCGCTCTGCGAGGGCGCGATCGACCCCGCCGGCATGGCCCGACTAGAGGGCCTTCTTCGGGACGACCCGGAGGCCGAGGGGTTCTACATCCAATACATGGCGATCCAGGCAAGGCTGATGCAAGAGTTCGCCGGGATCGCCGTCACGGATGCCGACCCTCTCGCGGCGCCGGCTCCCTCGCCGCGTCCCGTGCGATCCCGCTGGCTCCTGGCGGCGACCTGCACCGCGGTCGCCTGCGGCGTCAGCCTGTCGATCGACGGCTTCGGCGACCATCGCCGGACCGCGTCCATGGAGGTGGGAATGCCCGCCGCGCCGCCGCCGCCGCCTGGTCCCCCTGCCGAGATGAATGGCGCGATCGTCCAACATCGCCGGGCCATGGCCGAGGAGTGGGGCGACGCCGCCCTGCCGTCTCCCGACAACCCCCGCTACGAATAACCGTCCTTCGATCCAACCGCATCCCATCCAGTCCCACTCGGAGCCATCCCATGACGAAGCGTCGGGGTTTCACCTTGATCGAGCTGCTGGTGGTCATCGCGATCATCGCGGTACTCATCGCCCTCTTGCTCCCCGCCGTCCAGGCCGCCCGCGAGGCCGCCCGCAGAGCCCAGTGCGTCAACAACCTTAAGCAGCTCGGCTTAGCGGTCCACAACTACATATCCGCTAACGAGGCGACCCCGTCCCAGTGCATGCCCTACCGAACGACGGCCCTGGACGACTGGGGCTTCAACTGGTACACGGCCCTCCTGCCGCAACTTGAGCAGCAGGCGCTTTTCAGCTCGGTGAATTTCTCCATCAGCCCGTGGGACGCCGCCAACACCACGTCCGGCTACACCCAACTGTCGGCCTGGATCTGCCCCTCGGAATCCAATCCGAGCCGCCGCTACGGTGCCTACTCGGTCGCCAACTATGTGGGAAATTACGGCGGTCCGGCAGCCGTCCGCGCCTATTCCGGGGTGATCCTGCCGACGGTCAACCTGATCACCGAGACCGGCCTGGGCTACCTGGCGAGCGTGCCGACGGTCCGCACGGCCTCGTTCACCGACGGGATGTCCAACACCGGCCTGTTCAGCGAGCGGCTGCTCGGGCCCCCGGACGGGACGACGCTTCAGGCCGGGACTGCCGACGCCAGGCGCGGGATCTTCCAGCTTACGACCGGGGCCCTGGCGAACACCGGCGAGGCCGGCGCGCGGGCGTTCGTTGCTGAGTGCCGGGCGATGACCGGGACGGCCGTCGCGCCCAACGGCCAACTCCTGGGCCGGATGGCTTTCCCCGGCTACCCGGCGCACCTGGGCCTCTCCAGCTACGTCCACTACGCTCCGCCGAACAGCCCGTCGTGCAAGAACCCGGCCTCGTTGGAGCCGTCGTTCGTCCTCGTCGGCCCGATCAGCGCGGCCTCGGCCACCAGCAACCACCCGGGGGGGGTCGTCATGGCCATGGCCGACGGCTCGGCGCGGTTCGTCAAGGATACGGTCAACCTCCAGGCTTGGTGGGCTCTCGGCTCGCGAGACGGCGGCGAAGTCATCTCGTCCGACGCCTATTGATGACACCCGGCCGACGGGCCGGGGCCGGCCGAGACCACCCAGGAAGGAACGAGATCGAACACATGAACATGAGAACCGGCTTTCTGATCGTCCTGCTCTGCGCATCGGCGGCCGGCTGCGGCAACGGCCTGGTGGAGGGGATGCCGGTCGACGCGCCCCCGGCCCCAGGGCCGCCCGAAGACCTGACCGGCCCCATGTCCGAGCATCGTAAGAGCATGGCGAGGAACAGCCGCCGCGGAGCCCAGCCTCGCGGCGGCGCTCGGCCGCAATGAGAAGGCCGGCGTCGCTGCGGCGGACCGGATCGGATCAGAGGTCGAACGGACAGCCCGAATACTCTTCGTCGGGCGCCTGGGAGACGTCTAGCGGCTGCTCGGCCGTCCCCGAGAGTGCGGCGAGAGTCGCGCCCAGTTCGCGAAGCATGCCCGTGGAGTAGCCGGGCCAGTGCTTGACGATCCGCCCCTGCCGATCGATCACG
Proteins encoded in this region:
- a CDS encoding DUF1559 family PulG-like putative transporter produces the protein MTKRRGFTLIELLVVIAIIAVLIALLLPAVQAAREAARRAQCVNNLKQLGLAVHNYISANEATPSQCMPYRTTALDDWGFNWYTALLPQLEQQALFSSVNFSISPWDAANTTSGYTQLSAWICPSESNPSRRYGAYSVANYVGNYGGPAAVRAYSGVILPTVNLITETGLGYLASVPTVRTASFTDGMSNTGLFSERLLGPPDGTTLQAGTADARRGIFQLTTGALANTGEAGARAFVAECRAMTGTAVAPNGQLLGRMAFPGYPAHLGLSSYVHYAPPNSPSCKNPASLEPSFVLVGPISAASATSNHPGGVVMAMADGSARFVKDTVNLQAWWALGSRDGGEVISSDAY
- a CDS encoding sigma-70 family RNA polymerase sigma factor yields the protein MTNRVATLFAEEVASKGEAFLSLFVKAQPRIFAYVLTLLPHRADAEDVMQEASLFLWNNFDEADPPDDFAAWGCRVAYYRIKEHRRAGQRRGVAFSDDVLERLVRTMTDERAALLANEQGEALSQCIDKLPRRDRELLAERFRDRATTASTAEQVGRSVDAVYKAMARIRRALHECVGRTLAAEGRR